The proteins below are encoded in one region of Apium graveolens cultivar Ventura chromosome 4, ASM990537v1, whole genome shotgun sequence:
- the LOC141718144 gene encoding cytochrome P450 CYP736A12-like, whose translation MTLSWAFSFLFLVLGAAFWWILDTRQRKLLPPGPRGLPIVGSLLSLGSLPHRTFHELSKKYGPIMSLRMGSVPAIVVSSPEAAQLFLKTHDSVFAARPQMEAVAHMSYGNNGISFTNGTYWRHVRKFVVQELLAPAKVNSFRGMRRDEVGLVVEDIKKAAVAGEVVNVSDKVGGLIENMTFRFLLGRSKDDRFDLKGIMTEAFTLAGQFNLADFVPSLKPLDLQGLSRKYEATSKKLDAMLELIIEEHEQNLNNGTLKNNRDIVDEMISLSRNNASINHQELAKLIDRPSIKSIMIDIITAAIDTSFTSIEWILTELMRHPGAMKKCQEELTSIVGLDRMVEETDLPKLEYLYMVIREGMRLHPIVPLLGPHEAKEDIVVNGYHIPQKSRIIVNAWAIGRDSKVWGDNALEFIPERFSESKIDLRGRDFELLPFGSGRRGCPGMQLGLLSVQLVLAQLLHCFDWELPHGKSAEDLDMTEQFGLTIPRIEHLLLVPKIRI comes from the exons ATGACACTTTCCTGGGCTTTTTCATTTCTGTTCCTGGTCCTTGGAGCTGCATTCTGGTGGATACTCGACACCAGGCAGCGTAAGCTACTGCCACCAGGCCCGAGAGGATTACCGATTGTTGGTAGCCTTTTAAGTTTGGGCAGCCTTCCCCACCGCACCTTCCATGAGTTGTCCAAGAAGTATGGTCCTATAATGTCTTTACGCATGGGTTCGGTGCCAGCTATAGTTGTCTCGTCTCCTGAGGCTGCTCAACTTTTCCTTAAAACTCATGACAGTGTTTTTGCAGCACGACCACAAATGGAGGCTGTTGCACATATGTCATATGGTAACAATGGCATTAGTTTTACCAATGGTACGTACTGGAGGCATGTGAGAAAATTTGTTGTACAAGAGCTTTTAGCTCCCGCAAAAGTTAATTCTTTTCGAGGGATGAGAAGAGATGAGGTTGGCTTAGTCGTGGAGGACATTAAGAAAGCTGCCGTGGCTGGTGAGGTGGTGAATGTTAGTGATAAGGTAGGGGGTTTAATTGAGAACATGACGTTTAGGTTCCTTTTAGGACGAAGCAAAGATGATCGCTTTGATCTCAAGGGCATCATGACGGAAGCCTTTACTTTGGCTGGACAGTTTAATCTTGCTGACTTTGTGCCCTCCCTAAAGCCACTTGACCTTCAG GGATTGTCACGCAAATATGAGGCAACAAGCAAGAAACTTGATGCAATGTTGGAGCTAATTATTGAGGAGCATGAGCAAAATTTGAATAATGGCACTCTTAAGAATAATCGTGACATTGTCGATGAAATGATATCTTTATCTAGAAATAACGCTTCTATCAACCATCAAGAGCTAGCCAAACTGATTGACAGACCCAGTATCAAGTCCATCATGATCGATATCATTACAGCAGCAATTGACACCTCATTTACATCAATCGAATGGATACTAACAGAACTAATGAGACATCCAGGCGCAATGAAAAAATGTCAAGAGGAGCTAACTTCCATTGTTGGACTTGATAGAATGGTGGAGGAGACGGATTTGCCCAAACTAGAATATCTGTACATGGTTATTAGAGAAGGTATGAGACTACACCCTATTGTACCGTTACTTGGTCCCCATGAAGCTAAGGAGGATATTGTAGTTAATGGATATCATATCCCTCAGAAGTCACGAATTATTGTAAACGCATGGGCTATAGGACGAGATTCTAAGGTGTGGGGTGACAATGCTCTAGAATTCATTCCAGAGAGGTTTTCTGAGAGTAAAATAGATCTTCGAGGACGTGATTTTGAGCTCTTACCATTTGGTAGTGGTAGAAGAGGGTGTCCAGGTATGCAACTGGGGTTGCTCAGCGTTCAGCTAGTGTTGGCTCAGTTGCTACATTGTTTTGATTGGGAGTTACCGCACGGCAAATCTGCTGAAGACTTGGATATGACTGAGCAGTTTGGGCTAACTATTCCCCGAATCGAACACTTGCTCTTGGTGCCTAAGATTCGTATTTAA